A stretch of the Nitratifractor salsuginis DSM 16511 genome encodes the following:
- a CDS encoding cation:proton antiporter: protein MDNLLTIILTTIIIATLLNVLFKRYEIPTVIGYIISGAIISQIFGLTHARHDEGLHQLAEFGIVFLMFTIGLEFSVRHLKAMRKEVFLYGGLQMIVTGNLFGAFCHEILGLDLKASIIIGFSLALSSTAIVLKMLTERNELHSGYGRVVLGILLMQDIAVIPLLLMLSLFTATGRSVADLLLWTTIDAAVLLLIIFVLGRFVLERFLAWTLSTDSEEIFLVAALMIVVGVSYLAHILGFSYSLGAFLAGMTLAETRFKYRIEADLMSFRDIFLGIFFVTIGMQIEPETILSHWLLIPGILAGVMLAKALVIYLLLGRFLQPRTALKSALALMQVGEFALAIFAIAAQNRLIEPELDQILIVTVVLSMIVTPFVINHLRSIADWFFSREPEEDIPISSAGYRDHVLILGYGPLGRKVAAELKERSIPYLIIEHDYRLVQEAREREEPILLANAASDRILKEAGAPRARAIVVAIENAEKTRLVVDALRRVAPEVHTVVAVRNRSQEEIIRSFGVDCIVNASELVARQILDEVLHCRVIGKG, encoded by the coding sequence ATGGACAATCTGCTGACGATCATCCTCACCACCATCATCATCGCGACCTTGCTCAATGTCCTTTTTAAGCGTTACGAGATCCCCACCGTCATCGGCTACATCATCTCCGGGGCCATCATCAGCCAAATCTTCGGCCTCACCCACGCCAGGCACGACGAGGGGCTCCACCAATTGGCGGAGTTTGGGATTGTCTTTTTGATGTTTACCATCGGCCTGGAGTTCTCCGTGCGCCATCTCAAAGCGATGCGCAAAGAGGTCTTCCTCTACGGCGGATTGCAAATGATCGTTACGGGCAACCTCTTTGGCGCTTTTTGCCATGAGATCCTGGGCCTGGACCTCAAAGCCTCCATCATCATCGGCTTCTCCCTGGCCCTCTCCTCCACCGCCATCGTGCTCAAGATGCTCACCGAGCGCAACGAGCTCCACAGCGGCTACGGGCGGGTGGTGCTGGGGATTTTGTTGATGCAGGATATTGCGGTGATCCCCCTGCTCCTGATGCTCTCCCTCTTTACCGCCACGGGGCGTTCCGTCGCCGATCTGCTGCTCTGGACGACGATCGATGCGGCGGTGCTGCTGCTGATCATCTTCGTGTTGGGGCGTTTCGTGCTGGAGCGTTTTTTGGCCTGGACCCTCTCGACCGATTCGGAAGAGATCTTCCTTGTCGCCGCGTTGATGATCGTGGTGGGGGTCTCCTATCTGGCCCATATCCTGGGCTTCAGCTACTCTCTGGGGGCCTTCCTGGCGGGGATGACCCTGGCGGAGACCCGCTTCAAATACCGGATCGAAGCGGACCTGATGAGCTTTCGGGATATCTTCCTGGGGATCTTCTTCGTCACCATCGGGATGCAGATCGAGCCGGAGACGATCCTGAGTCACTGGCTCCTCATCCCGGGGATCCTCGCGGGGGTAATGCTGGCGAAGGCCCTGGTGATCTATCTCCTGCTGGGCCGATTCCTGCAACCCCGCACGGCGCTCAAGAGCGCATTGGCCCTGATGCAGGTGGGGGAGTTCGCCCTGGCGATCTTCGCCATTGCTGCCCAAAACCGGCTCATCGAGCCGGAACTTGATCAGATCCTGATCGTGACGGTGGTGCTGAGTATGATCGTCACCCCCTTCGTGATCAATCATCTGCGGAGCATCGCCGATTGGTTTTTCTCCCGGGAGCCGGAGGAGGATATTCCTATCAGCTCTGCGGGCTATCGCGACCACGTCCTGATCCTGGGCTACGGCCCTCTGGGGCGTAAGGTCGCCGCAGAGCTCAAAGAACGCTCCATCCCCTACCTCATCATAGAGCACGACTACCGGCTGGTTCAGGAGGCGAGAGAGCGGGAAGAACCCATCCTTCTGGCCAACGCCGCTTCCGACCGCATCCTCAAAGAGGCGGGGGCTCCCCGTGCCCGGGCGATCGTCGTGGCGATCGAGAACGCCGAAAAGACCCGTCTGGTGGTCGATGCCCTGCGCCGGGTCGCCCCCGAAGTCCATACGGTGGTGGCGGTGCGCAACCGCAGTCAGGAGGAGATTATCCGCAGTTTCGGGGTCGACTGCATCGTCAATGCCTCCGAGCTGGTGGCCCGTCAGATTCTCGATGAGGTTCTTCACTGCCGGGTCATTGGGAAGGGTTAG
- a CDS encoding host attachment protein yields MKKEELLESLIVVGDLGEVKVYRVYEETVIDPKDDAHTSHKHNKGTLIEALRTELVRAADFVDAHRKISEEVTDKEGRYKAPHGSGVSGEPHNLQLEIEHRVLKEIADFIMKTIRELEPKRWHLAFPAEHNKELLDRIDPDVKTKLDVNIPEDLTKLKPEKLLERFGA; encoded by the coding sequence ATGAAAAAAGAAGAGTTGCTTGAAAGTTTGATCGTCGTGGGAGATTTGGGAGAAGTGAAGGTTTATCGGGTCTATGAAGAGACCGTCATCGATCCCAAAGACGATGCCCACACCAGCCACAAGCATAACAAGGGGACCCTGATTGAGGCCCTGCGCACAGAGTTGGTTCGGGCAGCGGATTTTGTGGATGCCCACAGGAAGATTTCGGAGGAGGTCACGGATAAAGAAGGACGATACAAGGCTCCTCACGGATCGGGTGTCAGCGGAGAACCCCACAATCTGCAACTCGAGATCGAGCACCGGGTGCTCAAGGAGATCGCCGACTTCATTATGAAGACGATCCGCGAACTCGAGCCCAAGCGCTGGCACCTCGCCTTTCCCGCCGAACACAACAAAGAGCTGCTGGATCGGATCGATCCCGATGTCAAGACGAAGCTGGATGTCAACATCCCCGAGGATTTGACCAAGCTCAAGCCCGAGAAACTCTTGGAGCGCTTCGGCGCCTAA
- a CDS encoding SdrD B-like domain-containing protein, with product MKNIGTGLIRFFSVHILFIMLSITAYAGVSGTVWRDLPLNGSTTNVYGVKEANELGVAGVTVTAYPGGQSTTTAADGTWSLPTTGDVRIEFSAWPDYLEESPSSTVQNSSVRFARDGDTVNFALHDQAEYCTVNPDLASVLIINGGLGSNKKSIVTFPYDSEGILTGSGTTYNGTQRATNVDVGSVWGLAYSRTTNKLYSATFLKRHVALKGNLGDIRITDLDSNTTSLFYTIPNAGDIPSNDERGVNVGDGDPSHDNDVFSDVGKKGLGGIDISPDEKYLYVVNLNDKKLYTIEIDSDNDPTTNPSSSDVSSVAIPDPGCTNGEWRPFGLRSYHNELYIGGICDASSGGDVQYSSDLRAVVYRYDGTNFSSVLDFPLNYHKVSLWDETVDENNPASYWHPWVKPASSTTNHTEPLLSDIEFDIDGSMILAFSDRFGHQIGHKNYWVDSDDTLSEAVAGGDVLRACLDNGTYVLESNGVCGGVTGAGAGRNSGPADGGDYGEFYDDRFSKNSDTNGHSETSNGAVAILAGSGQLVLNSMDPVDWDGSGSDQDYFRAGGPAWFNNSGPDVGKKTRGYHLFRHRDYNQVGWAKGAGLGDIELLCPPAPIEIGNRVWLDTDADGVQDAGEAGIKDVTVELLDENGNVIATATTDENGSYIFSNDLAGSSTESHKYNVTDLHPNKTYTIRIPNVSGGNKQTALGDYSLTKANTGEGTNTNLNDSDSVANGDNADAQVLPADIPISGANNHSFDFGFSYKMSIGSYVWTDTNRDGLQGSQADEPPLEGAVVTLLADDGNGNFTAVPGRTVTTGSDGLYYFGGLPEGNYKVQVAPPSGLVPSPIQNTADNDDTANDSNIKERNETTHTYTSGMFTLTESAEVIEAGNMPGDDADNSDDSNGNMTIDFGFVPVVSIGSTVFYDNNNNGLQDAGEAAIPGVTVNLYRDADADGHPDGAAIKTMQTDDEGNYFFDNLEPGHYVVGIVPPADAPTSSSPAVTDTHDDQKDGDDNGIQGAPGEETFSPSIELRAGDEPVNEPAQGGDQETGPDANGDMTVDFGFVPFVSVGSLVWYDANNNGKQDAGESGIKGATVELLDANGNPVTVDGNGEAITPVTTDSDGKYCFCNLLEGDYTIKVTPPAGYTPSTTQQADANTDTDDDSNIATDNGDGSYTSGTVELRFKGEPENETSPIDGSDTGCGCPVGDKSSNATVDFGFYIPQVSLGSVVWVDTNDNGIQDADETGVEGATVQLLDQDGNPVTTDANGNAIATITTAASGNYYFGNLPEGNYTVKVTPPAGFRPSTTQVADPNNDVAGDSNIATRNSDGSYTSGVIELTNNSEPEGAAEVSALPNNGDDADDAATPIDDTADNNGNMTLDFGFVPFVSVGSLVWYDANNNGKQDAGESGIKGATVELLDANGNPVTVDGNGEAITPVTTDSDGKYCFCNLLEGDYTIKVTPPAGYTPSTTQQADANTDTDDDSNIATDNGDGSYTSGTVELRFKGEPENETSPIDGSDTGCGCPVGDKSSNATVDFGFYIPNVHIGDLVWIEDDYDGDATTGTITYPPEGTVVTATALDGSTYTGATDANGHYDIEVPANDTYIVSVGTPENTMPTAGSDDNNVPNDNSENNKSHNGAGTTVTVGITDNLAVDFGFSTTASIGDLFWIDENANGIVDDGEQGYNGVIVTLLDADGNVLETQTTRNGPDGKPGYYLFEGLRPGKAYQVHFDYSNVSELDGYVYSPIKGGNNSNKADYKGFTVPVIPQAGELILTVDAGINCGCTKVASDSGDAMNLLTAMMMILMTLSVGWLFLKHEEDTLINQKDT from the coding sequence GTGAAAAACATAGGAACTGGGTTAATAAGATTCTTCTCTGTACATATCTTATTTATAATGTTGTCCATAACAGCTTATGCAGGTGTTAGCGGTACCGTATGGCGGGATTTGCCGCTTAACGGATCTACGACAAATGTTTATGGTGTGAAAGAAGCCAACGAATTGGGCGTTGCCGGTGTGACGGTGACGGCTTATCCTGGAGGGCAAAGTACGACAACCGCCGCAGATGGGACGTGGTCATTGCCGACAACAGGCGATGTTCGGATAGAATTTAGTGCTTGGCCAGATTATTTAGAAGAGTCTCCTTCATCTACTGTACAAAATTCTTCCGTTCGTTTTGCCAGGGATGGTGATACTGTCAATTTTGCACTACATGATCAGGCGGAATATTGTACGGTCAATCCAGACTTGGCTTCCGTATTGATAATCAACGGCGGTCTCGGAAGCAATAAAAAAAGTATTGTTACTTTCCCTTATGATAGTGAGGGCATTTTAACCGGAAGCGGTACGACATATAACGGAACACAAAGGGCAACCAACGTAGATGTGGGTTCTGTCTGGGGATTAGCCTATTCGCGCACTACTAATAAATTGTATTCGGCTACTTTTCTTAAGCGCCATGTTGCACTCAAAGGTAATTTAGGAGATATACGTATTACGGATCTCGACTCCAATACCACATCACTCTTTTATACTATACCCAATGCGGGAGATATTCCTAGCAATGATGAAAGAGGGGTTAATGTAGGTGACGGTGATCCAAGCCACGATAATGATGTTTTTTCCGATGTAGGGAAAAAAGGTTTGGGCGGGATTGATATTTCTCCTGATGAGAAGTATCTTTATGTTGTCAACCTGAATGACAAAAAATTATACACTATTGAGATAGACTCAGACAATGATCCTACAACTAATCCAAGCTCTTCCGATGTTAGTTCTGTCGCAATTCCGGATCCTGGATGTACTAATGGAGAGTGGAGACCTTTCGGATTAAGGTCTTATCACAATGAACTTTATATAGGCGGTATTTGTGATGCGAGCTCTGGAGGAGATGTTCAATACTCTTCTGATCTTAGGGCAGTCGTTTATCGTTATGACGGCACAAATTTTTCCTCTGTACTAGATTTTCCTCTTAATTACCATAAAGTATCTCTTTGGGATGAAACAGTAGATGAAAACAACCCTGCCTCTTATTGGCATCCATGGGTAAAGCCGGCAAGTAGTACGACCAATCATACAGAACCTTTATTGTCTGATATTGAATTTGATATAGATGGCTCGATGATCTTGGCTTTTTCAGATAGATTTGGACATCAGATAGGGCATAAAAACTATTGGGTTGATAGCGATGATACTTTATCTGAAGCTGTTGCAGGCGGTGATGTACTTAGAGCTTGTCTTGATAATGGAACCTATGTTCTGGAGAGCAATGGTGTCTGTGGCGGTGTCACCGGTGCGGGCGCAGGTCGTAATAGCGGGCCTGCTGACGGTGGTGATTACGGTGAATTTTATGATGACAGGTTTAGCAAAAACAGCGATACAAACGGACACAGTGAAACCTCAAACGGTGCCGTCGCTATATTAGCAGGTAGTGGACAGTTGGTGCTTAATTCCATGGATCCAGTTGATTGGGACGGAAGTGGATCTGATCAAGACTATTTTCGTGCCGGAGGTCCCGCATGGTTTAACAACTCCGGTCCGGATGTCGGGAAAAAGACACGTGGATACCATCTGTTTAGGCATCGAGATTACAATCAAGTAGGTTGGGCCAAAGGTGCAGGGCTTGGTGATATTGAGCTGTTGTGCCCCCCTGCTCCTATAGAAATCGGAAATCGTGTATGGTTAGACACCGATGCCGACGGTGTGCAGGATGCCGGCGAAGCTGGTATCAAGGATGTGACCGTAGAGCTTTTAGATGAAAATGGAAATGTTATCGCCACAGCGACAACGGACGAAAATGGTAGCTATATCTTTTCAAATGACCTTGCCGGAAGCAGTACAGAGAGTCATAAATATAACGTAACAGATCTTCACCCGAACAAAACCTATACCATTCGTATCCCTAATGTAAGTGGGGGAAACAAGCAGACTGCGCTTGGAGATTATTCTTTGACAAAAGCAAATACGGGAGAAGGGACAAATACAAATTTAAATGACAGTGACAGTGTAGCAAATGGCGACAATGCTGACGCTCAGGTTCTTCCGGCAGATATCCCGATATCAGGGGCCAATAATCATAGTTTTGATTTCGGTTTTTCATATAAGATGAGTATCGGCTCCTATGTATGGACAGATACAAACAGAGATGGTCTGCAGGGTTCCCAAGCAGATGAGCCCCCTCTAGAGGGAGCCGTTGTGACGCTGCTTGCCGATGATGGTAATGGTAACTTTACAGCGGTTCCCGGCAGAACCGTAACAACGGGCTCGGATGGACTCTACTATTTTGGAGGACTACCGGAAGGCAATTATAAAGTACAGGTCGCTCCACCGTCAGGACTGGTACCTAGTCCTATCCAAAACACAGCTGACAATGATGATACGGCCAATGATTCTAATATCAAAGAGCGTAATGAGACTACACATACATACACTTCCGGGATGTTTACACTGACAGAAAGCGCGGAAGTCATAGAAGCAGGTAATATGCCGGGAGATGATGCCGATAACAGTGATGACTCAAATGGAAATATGACCATAGACTTCGGGTTTGTGCCTGTAGTCAGTATCGGTTCAACAGTCTTTTATGACAATAACAACAATGGCTTACAAGATGCAGGCGAAGCTGCTATACCTGGAGTAACGGTAAATCTCTATCGCGATGCGGATGCGGATGGTCATCCTGACGGTGCCGCTATCAAAACAATGCAAACAGATGATGAAGGAAATTATTTCTTCGACAACCTTGAGCCCGGTCATTATGTAGTAGGTATTGTACCCCCGGCAGATGCGCCAACCTCAAGTAGCCCGGCGGTTACCGACACACACGATGACCAAAAGGATGGAGATGACAATGGTATACAGGGGGCTCCCGGAGAGGAGACATTCTCTCCTTCTATAGAGTTGCGGGCAGGGGATGAGCCAGTGAATGAACCCGCACAGGGTGGAGATCAAGAGACCGGGCCGGATGCCAACGGGGATATGACCGTAGACTTTGGATTTGTCCCCTTCGTAAGTGTAGGCTCACTGGTGTGGTATGATGCCAATAACAATGGGAAACAAGATGCCGGAGAATCGGGCATTAAAGGTGCCACAGTAGAGCTCCTGGATGCCAACGGCAATCCGGTAACCGTCGACGGCAATGGCGAGGCGATCACGCCCGTCACAACAGATTCCGACGGTAAATACTGCTTTTGTAATCTTCTTGAAGGCGATTATACGATCAAGGTAACCCCTCCGGCAGGCTACACACCCTCTACTACCCAGCAGGCCGATGCCAATACCGATACAGATGATGACTCCAATATCGCGACAGATAATGGGGATGGAAGTTATACCTCTGGTACCGTAGAGCTCCGATTTAAAGGAGAACCGGAGAATGAGACTTCCCCGATAGACGGCAGCGATACTGGGTGTGGTTGTCCCGTAGGAGACAAGAGCAGTAATGCCACCGTCGACTTCGGATTTTATATACCACAGGTCTCACTCGGTTCGGTCGTGTGGGTAGATACCAACGATAACGGTATCCAAGATGCCGATGAGACAGGAGTAGAGGGGGCAACCGTTCAGTTGCTGGATCAAGACGGCAATCCGGTAACCACCGATGCCAACGGCAATGCCATTGCCACAATCACAACGGCCGCAAGCGGTAATTACTATTTTGGAAACCTCCCGGAAGGCAACTATACGGTGAAGGTAACACCGCCGGCAGGATTCAGGCCCTCAACAACCCAGGTTGCCGATCCTAACAATGATGTAGCCGGTGATTCCAATATTGCCACCCGCAATTCAGACGGTTCCTACACATCCGGTGTGATAGAGTTGACGAACAATAGCGAGCCTGAAGGTGCAGCCGAAGTAAGCGCTCTCCCAAACAATGGGGATGATGCCGATGATGCCGCCACCCCCATAGATGATACGGCGGACAATAACGGCAATATGACCCTGGACTTTGGATTTGTCCCCTTCGTAAGTGTAGGCTCACTGGTGTGGTATGATGCCAATAACAATGGGAAACAAGATGCCGGAGAATCGGGCATCAAAGGTGCCACAGTAGAGCTCCTGGATGCCAACGGCAATCCGGTAACCGTCGACGGCAATGGCGAGGCGATCACGCCCGTCACAACAGATTCCGACGGTAAATACTGCTTTTGTAATCTTCTTGAAGGCGATTATACGATCAAGGTAACCCCTCCGGCAGGCTACACACCCTCTACTACCCAGCAGGCCGATGCCAATACCGATACAGATGATGACTCCAATATCGCGACAGATAATGGGGATGGAAGTTATACCTCTGGTACCGTAGAGCTCCGATTTAAAGGAGAACCGGAGAATGAGACTTCCCCGATAGACGGCAGCGATACTGGGTGTGGTTGTCCCGTAGGAGACAAGAGCAGTAATGCCACCGTCGACTTCGGATTTTATATACCTAATGTCCACATCGGAGACTTAGTCTGGATCGAAGACGACTATGATGGAGATGCGACCACCGGTACCATCACCTATCCTCCTGAAGGAACAGTAGTTACCGCGACAGCTTTAGATGGAAGTACCTATACCGGAGCCACCGATGCCAATGGCCATTACGATATAGAAGTACCCGCAAACGACACCTACATTGTTTCCGTAGGAACACCGGAGAATACTATGCCGACAGCAGGATCCGATGATAATAATGTACCTAATGACAATTCTGAGAACAACAAATCTCATAATGGCGCCGGTACCACCGTCACTGTGGGCATCACCGACAATCTGGCGGTGGACTTTGGGTTTAGCACAACAGCATCCATCGGGGATCTTTTCTGGATCGATGAGAATGCAAACGGTATTGTCGATGATGGAGAACAGGGATACAATGGTGTTATTGTCACCTTATTGGATGCCGACGGTAACGTACTGGAAACCCAAACAACACGTAACGGCCCGGATGGAAAGCCGGGATATTATCTCTTCGAAGGATTGAGGCCCGGAAAAGCATATCAGGTACATTTTGATTATTCAAATGTTTCGGAGTTAGACGGATATGTGTACAGTCCTATAAAAGGAGGAAACAATAGCAATAAAGCAGATTACAAAGGCTTTACTGTACCGGTAATACCGCAAGCAGGGGAATTGATCTTGACCGTAGATGCGGGGATCAATTGCGGCTGTACCAAGGTTGCGTCCGACAGCGGTGATGCCATGAATCTCTTGACTGCAATGATGATGATCCTAATGACCCTATCTGTAGGATGGTTGTTCCTCAAACATGAAGAAGATACTCTCATCAATCAAAAGGATACTTAA
- the ilvD gene encoding dihydroxy-acid dehydratase: MRSDEIKKGYDRAPHRSLLRAIGLKDEDFDKPFIGVANSYTDMVPGHFFLNKVAQIIKEEIRAQGCVPFEFNTIGVDDGIAMGHDGMLYSLPSREIIANAVETMMNAHKLDAMIAIPNCDKIVPGMIMGALRVNVPTVFVSGGPMAAGHLKDGTPIDLATVFEGVGQYEAGEIDEQTLIEMECNACPGGGSCSGMFTANSMNTLMEAMGIALPGNGTIPALTPEREELYRKAARRICEIAKAEQSEYERFKIRNILNEKAVRNAFAVDMAMGGSSNTVLHMLAIADEAGVDFNIGDINEISKHVAHIAKISPSLTTVHMEDINKAGGVSAVMHEMKRRRDSVLQDNLTVTGETLFERIADAKILDSEIIHSIENPYSEVGGLAILFGNLAEQGAVIKTAGIVGERSFTGKAICFDSQQEAIEGITSGKVKPGHVVVIRYEGPKGGPGMQEMLAPTSLIMGMGLGDKVALITDGRFSGATRGASIGHVSPEAAEGGMIGLLKDGDEIHLDVDKYILEVRLSDEEIEKRRKEFTPKVKPLSSRWLRQYRALVTNASRGAVLVAE; encoded by the coding sequence ATGCGTAGTGACGAAATCAAAAAAGGTTATGACCGAGCCCCCCACCGGAGTCTGCTCCGGGCGATCGGGCTCAAAGACGAGGATTTCGACAAACCCTTTATCGGGGTTGCCAACTCCTATACCGATATGGTCCCCGGGCACTTCTTTCTCAACAAGGTCGCCCAGATCATCAAAGAGGAGATCCGCGCCCAGGGGTGTGTCCCCTTCGAATTCAATACCATTGGCGTGGACGACGGGATCGCTATGGGGCATGACGGAATGCTCTACTCCCTACCCAGCCGGGAGATCATCGCCAATGCTGTGGAGACGATGATGAACGCCCACAAGCTCGACGCGATGATTGCCATCCCCAACTGTGACAAGATCGTTCCCGGGATGATCATGGGAGCCCTGCGGGTCAATGTCCCCACCGTCTTCGTCAGTGGGGGCCCTATGGCAGCGGGCCATTTGAAAGATGGAACTCCCATCGACCTGGCGACAGTCTTCGAAGGGGTCGGACAGTATGAGGCCGGAGAGATCGACGAGCAGACGCTGATCGAGATGGAGTGCAACGCCTGCCCCGGCGGCGGCAGCTGCTCGGGAATGTTTACCGCCAACAGTATGAATACCCTGATGGAGGCGATGGGGATCGCCCTGCCCGGCAACGGAACCATCCCGGCCCTCACTCCCGAGCGGGAAGAGCTCTACCGCAAAGCGGCCCGGCGTATCTGCGAAATCGCCAAAGCCGAGCAGAGCGAATATGAGCGTTTCAAGATCCGCAACATCCTCAACGAAAAAGCGGTGCGCAACGCCTTTGCCGTGGATATGGCTATGGGTGGAAGCTCCAACACCGTGTTGCATATGCTGGCCATCGCCGATGAAGCCGGGGTGGACTTCAACATCGGCGATATCAACGAGATCAGCAAACACGTCGCCCATATCGCCAAAATCTCCCCCTCACTGACGACGGTGCATATGGAGGATATCAACAAGGCCGGGGGTGTTTCGGCCGTGATGCACGAGATGAAACGACGTCGAGACAGCGTACTGCAAGACAATTTGACCGTCACGGGAGAGACCCTCTTCGAGCGGATTGCCGATGCGAAGATCCTCGACAGCGAAATCATCCACAGCATCGAAAACCCCTACTCCGAGGTAGGCGGCCTGGCGATCCTCTTCGGCAATCTGGCGGAGCAGGGAGCCGTGATCAAGACAGCCGGCATCGTCGGGGAGCGGAGCTTCACCGGCAAGGCGATCTGTTTCGACAGTCAGCAGGAGGCGATCGAGGGGATCACCTCGGGCAAGGTCAAACCGGGACACGTCGTAGTCATCCGCTACGAAGGGCCCAAGGGCGGCCCCGGTATGCAGGAGATGCTCGCTCCGACAAGTCTCATTATGGGAATGGGATTGGGAGACAAAGTGGCGCTGATCACCGACGGACGCTTCAGTGGAGCGACCCGGGGAGCCAGTATCGGCCACGTCTCTCCCGAAGCGGCCGAAGGAGGAATGATCGGCCTGCTCAAGGATGGTGATGAGATCCATCTGGATGTGGATAAATATATCCTGGAAGTCCGCCTGAGCGACGAGGAGATCGAAAAGAGACGCAAGGAGTTCACACCCAAAGTCAAGCCCCTCTCCAGCCGCTGGCTGCGCCAGTATCGCGCCTTGGTTACCAATGCCAGCCGCGGAGCGGTCCTCGTAGCGGAGTAG
- a CDS encoding C40 family peptidase codes for MNRIIVSLLLMGALPAWVNASRTPTSLPLEGRHYTIQSGDSLSGIAHRFHLPLRSLLDANNLEADSLIRPGQKLLIPATEPQDSTQKSVKKVAKKEKIQKPKHKAPRKTVKSEETYKVQGGDTLSTIAQEHGLTTRELMEANGLKRGALIRIGQTLKIPKAYKSEKNKKNAPKSTVAKKEKQKRQTVRYTVQSGDTLFSIARKYHTPLEDLMSLNGITPTDIIHPGQELKIPGVSYRPHQKEKKASLAEKKPKAQPKAQLLTYTVKHGDNLWKIAKKHKISIAELRKLNHLKKGTPLRSGMKLVIKAAPAPAPTVKKETVYYTVKHGDSLWKIAKKHKISIAELRKLNHLGKGTPLRSGMKLAVGSREVSTVHIATKHPSSKKKTKVAVKKKKVKKTHLAKKSRLKRKSADRRIHNALAALNGSGGGSKGGDYNVIRIAKRYLGRRYVWGAEGPNTFDCSGFTQYVMRKSKGVRLPRVSRKQAYYGKYVTYRNLKPGDLIFFDTSHRRRGYVNHVGIYIGNHKFIHASSARHRVVITSFLNHPFYRNRFKWGRRVD; via the coding sequence ATGAATAGGATAATCGTTTCTCTTCTCTTGATGGGAGCCCTTCCCGCCTGGGTCAATGCCAGCCGGACCCCCACTTCTCTGCCCTTGGAAGGCAGACACTATACGATCCAAAGCGGTGACTCTCTATCGGGGATAGCCCATCGTTTCCATCTGCCTCTGCGCAGCTTGCTCGATGCCAACAACCTGGAGGCCGACAGCCTGATTCGTCCGGGGCAAAAACTCCTCATCCCCGCGACAGAGCCGCAGGACTCCACCCAAAAATCCGTCAAAAAAGTCGCCAAAAAAGAAAAAATACAAAAACCAAAACACAAAGCTCCACGGAAAACGGTCAAGAGCGAGGAGACGTACAAAGTCCAGGGAGGAGACACCCTCTCAACCATTGCTCAGGAGCACGGTCTTACGACCCGGGAACTTATGGAAGCAAACGGACTGAAGCGAGGAGCCCTGATCCGCATAGGCCAGACGCTTAAAATCCCCAAGGCATACAAGAGTGAGAAGAATAAGAAGAACGCTCCCAAAAGCACCGTTGCCAAAAAAGAGAAGCAAAAAAGACAAACGGTCCGCTATACCGTCCAATCCGGTGATACCTTATTCTCCATTGCCCGCAAATACCATACCCCGCTCGAAGACCTTATGAGCCTCAATGGCATCACTCCGACGGATATTATCCATCCCGGCCAAGAGCTCAAGATCCCCGGAGTCTCCTACCGGCCTCACCAAAAAGAGAAAAAAGCGAGCCTCGCAGAGAAAAAGCCGAAGGCGCAGCCCAAAGCCCAACTCCTGACCTATACGGTCAAACACGGAGACAACCTCTGGAAAATCGCCAAAAAACACAAAATCTCCATCGCTGAACTGCGCAAACTCAATCACTTGAAAAAGGGGACTCCGCTGCGCAGCGGGATGAAGCTCGTCATCAAAGCCGCTCCGGCTCCCGCACCGACCGTCAAAAAAGAGACCGTCTATTACACGGTCAAACACGGAGACAGCCTCTGGAAAATCGCCAAAAAACACAAAATCTCCATCGCTGAATTGCGCAAACTCAACCATCTCGGGAAGGGAACTCCGCTTCGCAGCGGAATGAAACTCGCCGTAGGGAGCCGGGAAGTCTCCACTGTCCACATCGCGACAAAGCATCCTTCGAGCAAAAAAAAGACAAAAGTAGCTGTCAAAAAGAAAAAGGTTAAAAAAACACACTTGGCAAAGAAAAGCCGTTTAAAAAGGAAGAGCGCCGATCGAAGAATCCATAATGCCCTAGCAGCACTCAACGGAAGCGGGGGAGGCTCTAAAGGCGGTGACTACAATGTCATCCGTATCGCCAAGCGCTACCTCGGCCGTCGCTACGTCTGGGGAGCCGAGGGGCCCAATACCTTCGACTGCTCCGGCTTCACCCAATATGTTATGAGAAAATCAAAAGGGGTTCGCCTTCCTCGGGTTTCAAGAAAACAGGCCTATTACGGAAAGTATGTCACCTATCGCAATCTCAAACCCGGGGATCTCATCTTCTTCGATACATCACACCGGCGGCGGGGTTATGTCAACCATGTAGGGATCTATATAGGCAACCACAAGTTCATTCACGCCAGCAGCGCGCGGCATCGCGTCGTCATCACCAGTTTCCTCAACCACCCCTTTTATCGGAACCGCTTCAAGTGGGGACGCCGGGTCGACTGA